A single region of the Candidatus Sungiibacteriota bacterium genome encodes:
- a CDS encoding heavy metal translocating P-type ATPase, with protein sequence MHPEIMRDSIGICPDCGMNLIPVKNNKKHKLAEHDKHKGHSTEMFLRKFLVSLILTVPVVLYADVVQKIFGWSPPNFPGSAYLPLVLGSVVFFYGGWAFLIGAYRELKAWLPGMMTLIGIAVSAAYFYSVFSVITGRGHDLFWELTTLITVMLLGHWLEMRAVSGAQGALRELSKLLPDTAEIIRDGKTETIPLSGLREGDMVFVRPGARIPSDGVVVEGKSEVNESMVTGESAPVAKNANSEVIAGTVNGDGSLKIKVTKVGEHTFLAGVMRLVKEAQASKSRLQILSDKAAFYLTVIAIGTGGLTFVLWLFAKAGFGFALERLVAVLVIACPHALGLAVPLVASISTTLAARHGFLVKQRLSLEAARNVDVVLFDKTGTLTRGEYGVTDIWPVKISEEELLQVAASVDMHSEHFISKAIVKKAEDADITIVEARDFVRIPGKGVKGTVNGGVIFVGGQAILEDLDVMPPDELKETVEEENKKGKTIIYVASEKELLGIFALADLIRKESREAIQALKAIGVKIAMITGDSEGVAKWVSQELGIDEYFARVLPHQKSEKVKLLQGKGQKVAMVGDGINDAPALTQADLGIAIGAGTNIAIESAGIILVRNDPRDIVKIIKLSRLTYSKMIQNLFWATGYNVVALPLAAGVLASKGILLQPALAALFMSLSTVIVAVNAVFLRKRIL encoded by the coding sequence ATGCATCCCGAAATTATGCGGGATAGTATTGGTATTTGTCCGGACTGCGGGATGAATTTAATTCCGGTAAAGAACAACAAAAAACATAAACTGGCAGAACACGATAAGCACAAAGGGCATTCTACGGAGATGTTTCTTAGAAAATTCTTGGTAAGTTTGATTCTTACCGTACCGGTTGTTCTTTATGCGGACGTTGTTCAGAAAATTTTCGGATGGTCGCCACCCAATTTCCCTGGCTCGGCGTATTTGCCATTGGTTTTGGGTTCAGTTGTTTTTTTCTATGGAGGGTGGGCGTTTTTAATAGGCGCCTATCGCGAGCTCAAAGCCTGGCTTCCTGGCATGATGACGCTTATTGGTATTGCTGTTTCTGCGGCCTATTTTTACAGCGTTTTTTCCGTGATTACTGGTAGGGGACACGACCTTTTTTGGGAACTGACTACTTTGATAACGGTTATGCTTCTTGGTCATTGGTTGGAGATGCGGGCGGTCTCGGGAGCGCAAGGGGCATTACGAGAACTCTCAAAGTTGTTGCCGGACACCGCAGAAATTATTCGTGATGGAAAAACTGAAACAATTCCGCTCTCTGGGCTCCGCGAAGGAGATATGGTTTTTGTCCGCCCCGGCGCACGAATTCCCTCGGACGGAGTTGTGGTTGAGGGAAAATCTGAAGTGAATGAATCCATGGTCACGGGCGAGTCCGCGCCAGTTGCCAAAAACGCCAACAGTGAAGTTATTGCAGGGACTGTAAATGGCGACGGCTCCTTAAAAATTAAAGTGACAAAAGTCGGCGAGCATACTTTTCTTGCCGGGGTAATGCGTTTGGTTAAAGAGGCGCAGGCGTCAAAATCGCGATTGCAAATTCTTTCGGATAAGGCCGCATTTTATCTCACAGTTATAGCTATTGGCACAGGCGGTTTAACTTTTGTGTTGTGGCTTTTTGCAAAAGCGGGTTTTGGATTCGCACTGGAGCGATTAGTGGCGGTTCTCGTAATCGCTTGTCCTCATGCTTTGGGTCTTGCGGTGCCGTTAGTTGCTTCTATTTCTACGACCTTGGCCGCGCGGCATGGTTTTTTGGTAAAACAGCGCTTGTCGCTTGAGGCCGCGCGCAATGTTGATGTTGTGCTTTTTGATAAAACAGGGACTTTAACTCGCGGAGAATATGGCGTAACCGATATTTGGCCGGTCAAAATAAGCGAGGAAGAGCTGCTTCAAGTTGCCGCGTCGGTTGACATGCATTCCGAACACTTCATTTCTAAAGCCATTGTGAAAAAAGCAGAGGATGCTGATATAACAATCGTGGAAGCGCGGGACTTCGTTCGTATTCCCGGAAAAGGAGTAAAAGGAACAGTTAATGGCGGGGTTATTTTTGTCGGCGGGCAAGCGATTTTAGAAGATCTTGATGTTATGCCGCCCGATGAACTCAAAGAAACTGTTGAAGAAGAAAATAAAAAAGGGAAAACTATTATTTATGTAGCGTCGGAGAAAGAACTTCTCGGTATTTTTGCTCTTGCCGACCTCATCAGAAAAGAATCACGCGAGGCGATTCAAGCACTGAAAGCAATAGGCGTAAAAATTGCGATGATCACCGGCGACTCGGAAGGCGTAGCCAAGTGGGTCTCGCAGGAACTTGGCATTGACGAATACTTTGCAAGAGTTTTGCCGCATCAAAAATCGGAAAAAGTAAAACTACTTCAAGGCAAGGGTCAAAAGGTTGCCATGGTAGGGGACGGGATTAACGATGCTCCGGCATTAACACAGGCGGACTTAGGTATTGCGATTGGCGCAGGCACTAATATCGCCATAGAATCAGCCGGCATAATTTTAGTGCGCAACGACCCCCGCGACATTGTAAAAATAATAAAACTTTCGCGTCTTACCTACTCCAAAATGATACAAAATTTATTTTGGGCAACGGGCTACAATGTCGTTGCGCTTCCATTGGCTGCGGGCGTGCTGGCCTCTAAGGGAATTTTATTGCAACCGGCGCTTGCCGCGCTCTTTATGTCACTCTCCACTGTTATTGTTGCGGTAAATGCGGTATTCTTAAGAAAGAGAATTTTATGA
- a CDS encoding transporter has protein sequence MIKSFFWNRKWFWWAYGVGSVLILLSYGQVRLAVLFNTWYGMFYTIMQKPAEHTIQEFNAGLERFLVLAAIWIVLGAIMTFVTSHYGLRWREAITNDYLPRWQLVPVKIEGESQRMQEDPALFAEIVESLGLQAVNAVMTLIAFIPVLWVLSKEVKYLFLTDIPGSLVWVALVITIGGMTITWFVAQKLPKLEYNNQVVEAEFRKYLALAEEYKASHSDLTVLFNLFSGVKRNYRRLYFHKGYVDLWLNLYGQVLVILPYVVMGTSLMAGLATLGVVVQVSNAFGEVRSSLAIFISNWKVITRLRSIWMRLHEFEANLNRFQPQ, from the coding sequence ATGATAAAGTCATTTTTCTGGAACAGGAAGTGGTTTTGGTGGGCATATGGAGTCGGATCTGTCTTAATTCTTCTTTCTTACGGACAGGTGCGTCTGGCTGTATTATTCAACACATGGTATGGCATGTTTTACACCATCATGCAAAAACCGGCAGAGCATACCATTCAAGAGTTTAATGCCGGATTAGAAAGATTTTTAGTACTCGCCGCAATCTGGATAGTTTTGGGCGCGATTATGACTTTTGTAACCAGCCATTACGGACTCCGGTGGCGTGAGGCCATAACAAACGATTATCTTCCGCGCTGGCAACTTGTACCAGTAAAGATCGAAGGCGAAAGCCAGCGAATGCAGGAAGATCCCGCGCTTTTTGCCGAGATCGTTGAGTCGCTGGGCCTTCAGGCAGTTAATGCCGTAATGACGCTCATAGCGTTTATACCGGTCCTATGGGTATTAAGCAAAGAAGTTAAATACTTGTTTTTGACTGACATCCCCGGATCACTGGTCTGGGTAGCGCTCGTGATAACCATTGGCGGCATGACCATAACATGGTTCGTTGCCCAAAAACTTCCGAAGCTGGAATATAATAACCAGGTTGTAGAAGCAGAATTCAGAAAATATTTAGCTTTAGCCGAAGAATATAAAGCCAGCCACTCAGACTTAACAGTACTGTTCAATCTGTTCTCGGGGGTCAAACGTAATTACCGTCGCTTATATTTTCATAAAGGCTATGTAGACCTATGGCTTAATCTGTATGGCCAAGTCTTGGTTATTCTGCCATATGTTGTCATGGGTACAAGTTTAATGGCAGGACTAGCAACACTGGGAGTGGTTGTTCAGGTATCTAATGCCTTCGGAGAAGTACGTTCAAGTCTGGCTATTTTCATTAGTAACTGGAAAGTAATCACCAGACTGCGCAGTATCTGGATGCGGTTACACGAATTTGAGGCTAATCTCAACAGATTTCAACCACAGTAA
- a CDS encoding LamG domain-containing protein produces the protein MNTLFQKNILISGAILVFSLLVGSYIIFAPGKNVFAQKFTEERRVPLQFDFVSQWNGGEESGGTAIDIGRGNNGTIRKGVAVAPGRFGQAFKFRVGSSISMGNPESLNFGTGPFSLNAWFKWDGGGSINNIIRKSNYPTKGPGAGYWLRIGTSEGKSTLEFSVGATTGPEGQSLITTPVSSGVWHYVVATRDSSDAIKLYVDGESKGTVIRKASKAETTSEAQFTLGAWDDRFGRREFFSGLIEEVAVYNRALTSSEVQSAYKELRQILAAKDSGVPFPGNCNTRYRCLRYCEAPANALACVDFAEAAGFISKDEAQQARKYIPLILQGVTPGKCDTKERCEAYCQDPAHTLECMEFAVKYEVLPKNELEVLKKILPFMRAGKMPGGCRSKAECESYCTDTAHFEECLDLGLALGVIKPEEVELIRKSGGKGPGNCRSKEACETYCTKPENQKACMDFAVKIGLMTQEEVDQAQAAGDVRQCFEEADEKIVSCFVTNLGTDLFEQMRAGKMPYDIAIIEKIRKAKSCVKQYSDQATDVLGDFLKALPAADSCVAAEFGPDFIGRLRRMAVPCSQMKGIRGKMEACFLQGTNALFEPCAQKECGQVQSCMLEVAKPLMSIAKRVEASDPARSQKRELPKVMQDKLLSCGIDPNFDPNTCISKSTCTEFFSCLNPSGSQQQGDQPGEMPPELKTRVDSCMKEIVDIKMRECTSKPTCSEVNICLKAQMSEGASKGDKDMGKKIELPLDVESRLMVCQQEEIQAKLDVCVAKSCSEFDACINSLQEGGEKQDGQQQKQGESDPKIKAKVQACVDEKINACIAKPCGEFTACVSALQGSAGGGEQQQQQQQGQSNPAIEAKMKSCQSKGGSGGAPPDGRGQQPPQGFQPPSGFSQPPASYPSGSSSEIPITPELCANFTNIPACSYVGSPDSQNYQLCKKCYPDK, from the coding sequence ATGAACACTCTTTTTCAAAAAAACATTTTAATCTCTGGCGCTATCCTGGTTTTTTCTTTGCTCGTCGGCTCTTACATCATTTTTGCCCCGGGGAAGAACGTTTTCGCGCAGAAGTTCACGGAAGAACGCCGTGTCCCTCTTCAATTTGATTTTGTCAGCCAGTGGAATGGGGGCGAAGAGTCGGGGGGAACCGCGATAGATATCGGCAGGGGAAACAACGGAACTATCCGCAAGGGGGTAGCCGTTGCTCCTGGAAGATTTGGGCAGGCATTTAAGTTTAGAGTTGGCTCTTCTATTAGCATGGGCAACCCCGAGAGTTTAAACTTTGGTACCGGCCCATTTTCATTGAATGCCTGGTTTAAGTGGGATGGCGGGGGATCCATAAATAACATCATCAGAAAGTCAAATTATCCGACGAAGGGTCCCGGAGCAGGATATTGGTTGAGAATAGGCACCAGTGAAGGCAAATCAACTTTGGAGTTTTCCGTAGGAGCAACTACCGGTCCCGAGGGTCAAAGTCTCATTACTACACCCGTTAGTTCCGGAGTCTGGCATTATGTTGTAGCCACAAGGGATAGTTCTGACGCTATAAAATTATATGTTGATGGCGAGTCAAAAGGAACTGTCATCCGGAAGGCCTCAAAAGCCGAGACAACGAGCGAGGCACAATTCACGCTCGGGGCATGGGACGACCGATTCGGCAGGAGAGAGTTTTTCTCCGGACTCATAGAAGAGGTTGCGGTATATAATAGAGCCCTGACTTCTTCGGAGGTCCAATCTGCGTACAAAGAATTGCGCCAAATCCTTGCCGCAAAAGATTCTGGTGTACCGTTTCCGGGCAATTGCAATACTAGGTACAGATGTCTGCGGTATTGTGAAGCGCCGGCCAACGCATTGGCGTGCGTTGATTTTGCCGAGGCCGCGGGATTTATCAGCAAGGATGAAGCGCAACAGGCCAGAAAATACATTCCTCTAATCCTTCAAGGAGTAACGCCCGGCAAGTGCGACACCAAAGAACGGTGCGAGGCCTACTGTCAAGATCCGGCTCATACGCTGGAGTGTATGGAATTTGCGGTCAAGTACGAGGTGCTCCCGAAGAATGAGCTTGAAGTATTAAAGAAAATCCTGCCATTCATGAGAGCAGGAAAAATGCCCGGCGGGTGCAGGAGTAAGGCCGAATGCGAAAGCTATTGCACCGATACGGCTCATTTTGAAGAGTGCCTGGATCTTGGTTTGGCGCTTGGAGTCATCAAGCCGGAAGAAGTTGAACTGATCAGAAAATCAGGCGGCAAAGGGCCGGGCAACTGCCGTTCCAAAGAGGCCTGCGAAACTTATTGCACAAAACCCGAAAACCAAAAAGCATGCATGGATTTTGCGGTTAAAATCGGATTGATGACTCAAGAAGAAGTGGATCAGGCCCAAGCAGCCGGAGACGTAAGACAGTGTTTTGAAGAAGCTGATGAGAAGATAGTCTCTTGTTTTGTCACTAATTTGGGAACTGACCTTTTTGAACAAATGAGGGCCGGAAAAATGCCGTACGATATTGCCATCATTGAAAAGATCAGAAAAGCCAAATCCTGCGTGAAGCAGTATTCCGATCAGGCCACGGATGTCTTGGGAGATTTTCTTAAGGCGCTGCCTGCGGCCGATTCCTGTGTTGCGGCGGAATTCGGACCGGACTTTATCGGACGCTTGAGACGAATGGCCGTTCCGTGTTCACAGATGAAGGGCATAAGGGGGAAAATGGAGGCCTGCTTTCTGCAAGGAACCAATGCTTTATTTGAACCGTGCGCCCAAAAAGAATGCGGCCAGGTCCAAAGCTGTATGTTAGAGGTAGCGAAGCCGTTAATGAGCATTGCCAAACGGGTTGAGGCTAGCGATCCGGCAAGGTCCCAAAAGCGGGAACTTCCCAAAGTAATGCAGGACAAACTACTCTCGTGCGGCATAGACCCTAATTTTGATCCCAATACCTGCATAAGCAAGTCAACCTGCACGGAGTTCTTTTCTTGTCTTAATCCAAGCGGAAGTCAACAGCAAGGCGATCAGCCGGGCGAGATGCCCCCGGAACTTAAAACCCGGGTGGATTCCTGCATGAAGGAAATAGTTGATATTAAAATGCGCGAATGCACCAGTAAGCCGACCTGCAGCGAAGTAAACATTTGTCTGAAAGCCCAAATGTCAGAAGGCGCTTCAAAAGGCGATAAAGACATGGGTAAAAAGATTGAGCTCCCGTTGGATGTTGAGTCAAGACTAATGGTTTGTCAACAGGAAGAAATTCAAGCCAAGCTTGATGTTTGTGTCGCTAAGTCATGTTCCGAATTTGACGCCTGTATAAATTCTCTACAAGAGGGCGGCGAGAAACAGGATGGACAGCAGCAGAAGCAGGGCGAGTCGGACCCAAAAATTAAGGCAAAAGTTCAGGCCTGTGTGGATGAAAAAATTAACGCGTGTATTGCCAAACCGTGCGGTGAGTTCACTGCCTGTGTTAGCGCTTTACAAGGAAGCGCAGGCGGTGGGGAGCAACAACAGCAACAACAGCAAGGACAGTCCAACCCCGCTATTGAAGCCAAAATGAAGTCATGCCAATCCAAAGGTGGAAGCGGCGGCGCGCCTCCGGATGGTAGGGGACAGCAGCCTCCTCAAGGATTTCAACCGCCATCAGGCTTTTCCCAGCCTCCGGCGTCATACCCTAGCGGATCATCGTCTGAAATTCCAATAACGCCGGAGCTATGCGCTAACTTCACCAACATTCCAGCTTGCTCCTACGTCGGCTCGCCGGATTCTCAAAACTACCAACTTTGTAAGAAGTGCTACCCGGACAAGTAG
- a CDS encoding type II toxin-antitoxin system RelE/ParE family toxin has protein sequence MGQWHFEITDIAETDLKRLDPQIQRRIKEKLYLFIENFDSVAPLPLHDPWRGFFKLRVGDWRIVYEVEPDKKLITIHVIDNRDSVYRRRKG, from the coding sequence ATGGGGCAGTGGCATTTTGAAATTACTGATATTGCTGAAACCGACCTGAAACGTCTCGACCCGCAGATTCAAAGACGAATCAAAGAGAAGCTTTATTTGTTTATAGAAAATTTTGATTCGGTGGCCCCTCTTCCTTTACATGATCCTTGGAGGGGATTTTTTAAATTGAGGGTCGGTGACTGGCGTATAGTTTATGAAGTAGAGCCGGATAAAAAACTTATAACTATTCATGTCATTGATAATCGAGATTCCGTTTATCGGCGGCGAAAAGGATAA
- a CDS encoding DUF167 domain-containing protein, with the protein MKFFVKVKTGAKRERVEKIDAVHFVVSVKERAKEGEANRAVEKALSKHFDVPKTNVNIVKGRSSRNKIIEV; encoded by the coding sequence ATGAAATTTTTTGTAAAAGTGAAAACGGGAGCAAAACGGGAACGAGTTGAAAAAATTGACGCGGTTCATTTTGTTGTATCCGTAAAAGAACGCGCCAAAGAGGGCGAGGCCAATCGGGCGGTGGAAAAGGCATTGTCAAAACATTTTGATGTGCCAAAAACAAATGTTAACATTGTGAAAGGCCGCTCCAGTCGCAATAAAATTATTGAGGTCTGA
- a CDS encoding GtrA family protein: MTNSKVDYYIAILVGFLTGVFVLPTLFNLGLRERIIFLALPLAVPVIFVAGIWVGGFVSRWFGFFSQLSKFAAVGFLNTAIDFGVLNVLSILTGVTGGFILGGVNVPGFSLAVINSYFWNKFWVFRDRTEKGVFEDFPKFLAVTLLGLLLNSGIVVFITTYVPPILPVGQDVWLNIAKAAATAVALVWNFVGYKFLVFRTKV; this comes from the coding sequence ATGACTAACAGCAAAGTTGATTATTATATCGCTATTTTAGTTGGGTTTCTAACCGGCGTATTTGTCCTGCCCACGCTTTTTAATCTTGGCCTTCGCGAGCGGATAATTTTTTTGGCGCTTCCTCTGGCAGTACCCGTTATTTTTGTTGCGGGTATATGGGTGGGCGGTTTTGTGTCGCGCTGGTTTGGTTTTTTTTCGCAACTTTCCAAGTTTGCCGCTGTGGGATTTTTAAATACGGCTATTGATTTTGGAGTGCTTAATGTTTTGAGTATTCTAACCGGAGTTACCGGAGGATTTATTTTGGGCGGGGTCAATGTGCCCGGATTTTCTTTGGCTGTTATTAATAGTTATTTTTGGAATAAATTTTGGGTTTTCAGAGACAGAACCGAGAAGGGCGTTTTTGAAGATTTTCCCAAGTTTCTTGCCGTGACTCTCTTGGGACTCCTTTTGAATAGCGGAATTGTGGTATTTATTACCACTTATGTTCCGCCGATTCTGCCTGTGGGCCAGGATGTTTGGCTTAATATAGCCAAAGCCGCGGCCACGGCCGTTGCCTTGGTCTGGAATTTTGTGGGATATAAATTTTTGGTGTTTCGTACGAAGGTTTAG
- the dnaX gene encoding DNA polymerase III subunit gamma/tau, whose translation MSELVLYRKHRPKSFEEVIGQEHVVGALTNAIKMGKVAHAYLFSGPRGVGKTTIARLIAKALNCEENKKPCNSCDSCNSFNQGRAMDLIEIDAASNRGIDEVRQLREGVRSVPAQGKYKVYVIDECHQLTKEAFNALLKTLEEPPAHAVFILATTELEKVPATIVSRTQHYDFRRPNVKQIAERLSLIAKKEGVKLADDGGRLIALAAEGSMRDGESILGQIMAVEDKEITRKEVEEILGFPRREAAKKMFELIAQKNTPEALALVQELHDSGYDLVYFSKLLMQYFRNALFLKIESNSTAADSALKKFVELEILPDELECIGANIHAFSDAELSRGVNIIFQNLQQFRKTPIPQLPLELTVIELIQTH comes from the coding sequence ATGAGCGAGCTGGTACTCTATCGTAAACATCGCCCCAAAAGTTTTGAAGAAGTTATCGGGCAGGAGCATGTGGTGGGCGCACTTACTAACGCGATTAAAATGGGCAAAGTTGCTCATGCTTATTTATTTTCCGGACCGCGGGGGGTGGGGAAAACAACTATTGCGCGTCTGATTGCCAAAGCTCTCAACTGCGAAGAGAATAAAAAACCGTGTAATTCCTGCGATTCCTGCAATTCTTTTAATCAGGGCCGTGCTATGGATTTAATAGAGATTGATGCCGCTTCCAATCGGGGGATTGACGAGGTGCGGCAACTTCGGGAAGGAGTGCGTTCTGTCCCTGCGCAGGGAAAATATAAAGTGTATGTTATTGATGAATGCCATCAACTAACAAAAGAGGCATTCAACGCCCTTTTAAAAACATTGGAGGAGCCGCCAGCTCATGCGGTTTTTATTCTTGCTACTACAGAACTTGAAAAAGTTCCGGCAACGATAGTATCGCGTACCCAGCATTATGATTTTAGGCGACCCAATGTAAAGCAAATCGCAGAACGTTTGTCGCTTATTGCAAAAAAAGAGGGGGTAAAACTTGCTGATGATGGCGGCCGTTTGATTGCGCTGGCAGCCGAGGGCTCTATGCGTGACGGCGAATCTATCTTGGGGCAGATTATGGCCGTGGAGGATAAAGAAATCACGCGAAAAGAAGTGGAAGAAATTTTGGGATTTCCGAGGCGCGAGGCAGCCAAGAAAATGTTTGAGCTGATTGCCCAAAAAAATACTCCGGAGGCTCTTGCCTTGGTTCAGGAACTTCATGATTCCGGATACGACCTCGTGTATTTTTCCAAACTTCTTATGCAGTATTTCCGAAACGCGCTTTTTCTAAAAATAGAGTCAAACTCGACTGCGGCCGACTCCGCTCTCAAAAAATTTGTGGAGCTGGAGATACTGCCGGATGAGTTGGAGTGTATTGGCGCTAATATTCACGCGTTTTCAGACGCAGAGCTTTCACGAGGGGTAAATATTATTTTCCAAAATCTTCAGCAGTTCCGTAAAACGCCCATTCCCCAACTTCCGTTGGAGCTTACAGTAATCGAGCTTATCCAGACCCATTGA
- a CDS encoding type IV secretion system DNA-binding domain-containing protein: protein MDELTIFYTYLLLLFIIVLGVIFVLVLRTSVRRGLISRSLNLGLLLVRFSISPPAQESTLQQIREKIALMEQFYNHLVLVRDKWWKTLLYGKPVFALELTVPSVGEEISFYVAVPRRLTGSVEKIIQGIFPDANVEESRDYNIFNPGGAVSASYIRLKENKYLPVRTYQKIEGDPMKELTNVFTKLAKSGEGAALQIVARPARKKWRKILKDHAKRVFHGKKEKSDVLLGAVSAAGEVFSASPKETPAAKAQEGPKRLTPLEEDFVRSLEAKASKALFESNIRVLASAPTEERARVIAAGLEAAFMQFSDPNANSFKVEQSRGHAQKGIIFNFSFRGFDERKKIILGSEELTSIFHFPNVFLETPHIKIVKAREAVPPVSLPREGLLLGYNVFRGETTEVRMLEEDRRRHLYTIGQTGTGKSVFLENMIIQDIEAGKGVGVIDPHGDLVERILGFIPRHRLQDVIYFNPGDVARPMGLNMLEYDPNYPEQKTFIVNELLSIFDKLYNMSIAGGPMFEQYFRNATLLVMDDPKSGNTLLEIERVLTDKTFRDLKLSRTSNIVVKNFWTQIAEKAGGEAALQNMVPYVASKFDNFVANEIMRPIIAQEKSAFNFREVMDSQKILLVNLSKGRLGDLNSSLIGLIMVGKMLMASLSRVDLPEERRRDFYLYIDEFQNVTTDSIATILSEARKYRLDLTITHQFIGQLKEEIKKAVFGNVGSMVSFRIGSDDAEFVAKQYKPMFGEQDLLNIDNYNCYVKLLINGQTTPPFSMKTYSSQKGDRETAETVKEISRTKYGRPREEVEREIIERHERPAV, encoded by the coding sequence GTGGACGAGCTTACTATTTTTTATACGTATCTACTATTGCTTTTTATCATTGTACTTGGCGTTATCTTTGTTTTGGTTCTTAGAACATCGGTGCGCCGCGGACTTATAAGCCGCTCACTTAACCTCGGTCTGCTTTTGGTACGTTTCAGTATTTCTCCGCCAGCGCAGGAGTCAACTCTACAGCAGATTCGGGAAAAAATTGCGCTTATGGAGCAATTTTACAACCATTTGGTTTTGGTTCGCGACAAATGGTGGAAGACCCTACTTTACGGAAAACCGGTTTTTGCGTTGGAGCTAACTGTTCCTTCCGTGGGCGAGGAGATTTCTTTTTATGTTGCCGTACCCCGCCGTCTTACCGGATCGGTAGAAAAAATTATTCAGGGTATTTTCCCCGATGCCAACGTGGAAGAGTCGCGCGACTACAATATTTTTAATCCCGGAGGAGCGGTTTCTGCTTCTTATATCAGGCTAAAAGAAAATAAATATCTGCCAGTGCGAACTTATCAAAAAATTGAGGGAGACCCCATGAAGGAACTTACCAATGTTTTCACCAAACTCGCTAAAAGTGGGGAAGGGGCGGCGCTCCAGATTGTGGCGCGTCCGGCCCGGAAAAAATGGCGCAAGATTTTAAAGGATCACGCCAAACGTGTTTTTCACGGCAAAAAAGAAAAAAGCGATGTTTTGCTTGGTGCGGTTAGCGCGGCCGGAGAAGTTTTCTCCGCCTCTCCCAAAGAGACCCCGGCCGCAAAAGCACAGGAAGGGCCTAAGCGCCTGACGCCTCTGGAGGAAGATTTTGTACGTTCTCTTGAAGCTAAGGCGTCCAAGGCGCTTTTTGAATCAAATATCCGCGTGCTTGCTTCTGCTCCGACTGAGGAACGGGCTCGCGTCATTGCCGCCGGACTTGAAGCCGCGTTTATGCAGTTTAGCGACCCCAACGCCAATAGTTTCAAGGTGGAGCAGAGTCGCGGGCACGCGCAAAAAGGAATTATTTTTAACTTTTCTTTCCGGGGATTTGATGAGCGCAAAAAAATAATTTTGGGGAGTGAGGAGTTAACGTCCATCTTCCATTTCCCGAATGTTTTTCTGGAAACCCCGCATATAAAAATTGTGAAAGCGCGTGAAGCCGTACCGCCTGTCAGTCTCCCGCGTGAGGGATTGCTTTTGGGATACAATGTTTTTCGGGGCGAGACCACCGAGGTTCGGATGCTGGAAGAAGACCGCAGACGGCATCTTTATACAATAGGGCAAACAGGCACAGGAAAATCAGTATTTCTGGAAAATATGATTATTCAGGATATTGAAGCAGGAAAGGGTGTGGGCGTAATTGATCCGCACGGAGATTTGGTGGAGCGTATTCTTGGGTTTATACCCCGTCATCGCTTGCAGGACGTTATTTATTTCAATCCCGGGGACGTGGCGCGGCCCATGGGATTAAATATGTTGGAGTATGATCCTAATTATCCGGAGCAGAAGACTTTTATCGTCAATGAACTTCTATCCATTTTTGACAAACTTTATAATATGTCCATTGCCGGAGGGCCGATGTTTGAGCAGTATTTCCGTAATGCCACGCTGCTTGTAATGGACGATCCAAAGTCAGGAAATACGCTGTTAGAAATTGAGCGCGTACTTACTGATAAAACATTCCGGGATCTTAAACTTTCACGCACTTCAAACATTGTTGTAAAAAACTTCTGGACGCAGATTGCGGAGAAAGCCGGAGGGGAAGCGGCTTTGCAGAACATGGTTCCTTATGTGGCTTCCAAGTTTGATAATTTCGTGGCCAACGAAATTATGCGGCCTATTATTGCGCAGGAAAAATCCGCTTTTAATTTCCGCGAAGTGATGGATAGCCAAAAGATTCTTCTGGTAAATCTTTCCAAGGGCCGCTTGGGCGATTTAAACTCTTCATTGATCGGACTCATCATGGTGGGCAAGATGTTGATGGCTTCACTTTCGCGCGTCGATTTGCCCGAGGAGAGGCGTCGTGACTTTTATCTTTATATTGATGAGTTTCAAAACGTAACCACAGATTCCATTGCAACCATACTTTCCGAGGCGCGCAAATACCGGCTTGACCTTACAATTACCCATCAATTTATTGGACAACTTAAAGAAGAGATTAAAAAAGCAGTTTTTGGAAACGTGGGGTCAATGGTTTCGTTTAGAATCGGTTCAGATGATGCTGAATTTGTTGCCAAACAATACAAGCCAATGTTCGGCGAGCAGGACCTTCTTAATATTGACAATTACAATTGTTACGTGAAGCTGCTTATCAACGGGCAAACCACACCGCCCTTTAGTATGAAGACTTATTCTTCGCAGAAAGGGGATAGAGAGACTGCCGAAACAGTAAAGGAAATTTCACGCACTAAATACGGCCGGCCGCGCGAGGAAGTGGAACGCGAGATTATAGAAAGACATGAGAGGCCGGCGGTTTAA